One window of Azospirillum sp. TSA2s genomic DNA carries:
- a CDS encoding Lrp/AsnC family transcriptional regulator produces the protein MSAALSEIDIKILVALQEDSRLTVQELADRVGTSPSSCWRRLKSLEETGVIRRYTALVDPKAASVGECVFAHVTLDHHSAETAALFIDAVRKRPEVLECYAVSGDADYLLRVAVRAIADYNRFLEEFVFQLPFQVRIRSNFALKEIKFETALPLGSGA, from the coding sequence TTGTCCGCCGCCCTGTCGGAAATCGACATCAAAATCCTGGTCGCTTTGCAGGAGGATTCGCGCCTGACCGTGCAGGAGCTGGCCGACCGGGTCGGCACCTCGCCGTCCTCCTGCTGGCGCCGCCTGAAGTCGCTGGAGGAAACCGGGGTGATCCGCCGCTACACGGCGCTGGTCGATCCCAAGGCGGCATCGGTCGGCGAGTGCGTCTTCGCCCACGTGACGCTGGACCATCATTCGGCCGAGACCGCCGCCCTCTTCATCGACGCGGTGCGCAAGCGGCCGGAAGTGCTGGAATGCTATGCGGTGTCGGGGGATGCGGACTATCTGCTGCGGGTCGCGGTGCGGGCCATCGCCGATTACAACCGCTTCCTGGAGGAGTTCGTCTTCCAGCTGCCCTTCCAGGTCCGCATCCGCTCCAACTTCGCCCTCAAGGAAATCAAGTTCGAGACGGCTCTGCCGCTGGGAAGCGGGGCGTAG
- the hppD gene encoding 4-hydroxyphenylpyruvate dioxygenase codes for MADMWENPMKTDGFEFIEFTAPDTVALGRLFEQLGFTAIARHRSKDVTLYRQGDVNFIVNAEPSGFPRNFAAQHGPSICAIAFRVADAAFAYRRAVDLGAWGIENRVGAMELNIPAIKGIGDSLIYLVDRYGERGSIYEVDFVPLPGVDQHPKGAGLTYIDHLTHNVHTGRMEEWADFYTRLFGFREVRYFDIEGKLTGLRSKAMTSPCGKIRIPINESADNKSQIVEYLRDYKGEGIQHVALGTDDIVHTVETMRGMGTPFQDTPDTYYERVDSRVPGHNQDLKRLQANRILVDGAPTEGQGLLLQIFTQNVIGPIFFEIIQRIGNEGFGEGNFKALFESIELDQIRRGVLSENAA; via the coding sequence ATGGCCGACATGTGGGAAAACCCGATGAAGACCGATGGATTCGAGTTCATCGAGTTCACCGCGCCGGACACGGTGGCGCTGGGCCGCCTGTTCGAGCAGCTGGGCTTCACCGCCATCGCCCGCCACCGGTCGAAGGACGTTACGCTCTACCGCCAGGGCGACGTGAACTTCATCGTCAATGCCGAGCCGTCGGGATTCCCGCGCAACTTCGCCGCCCAGCATGGCCCGTCGATCTGCGCCATCGCCTTCCGCGTCGCCGACGCCGCCTTCGCCTACCGCCGGGCCGTCGATCTCGGCGCCTGGGGGATCGAGAACCGCGTCGGCGCGATGGAGCTGAACATCCCCGCCATCAAGGGCATCGGCGATTCGCTGATCTACCTCGTCGACCGCTATGGCGAGCGCGGCAGCATCTACGAGGTCGATTTCGTGCCGCTGCCGGGGGTTGACCAGCATCCGAAGGGCGCCGGCCTGACCTACATCGACCACCTGACCCACAACGTCCACACCGGGCGGATGGAGGAGTGGGCCGACTTCTACACCCGCTTGTTCGGCTTCCGCGAGGTTCGTTACTTCGACATCGAGGGCAAGCTGACCGGCCTGCGGTCGAAGGCGATGACCAGCCCCTGCGGCAAGATCCGCATTCCGATCAACGAGTCCGCCGACAACAAGTCGCAGATCGTCGAATATCTGCGCGACTACAAGGGCGAAGGCATCCAGCACGTGGCGCTCGGAACCGACGACATCGTCCACACCGTGGAGACGATGCGCGGCATGGGCACCCCGTTCCAGGACACGCCCGACACCTATTACGAGCGCGTCGACAGCCGCGTGCCCGGCCACAACCAGGACCTGAAGCGCCTGCAGGCCAACCGCATCCTGGTCGACGGCGCCCCGACCGAAGGCCAGGGCCTGCTGCTGCAGATCTTCACCCAGAACGTCATCGGCCCGATCTTCTTCGAGATCATCCAGCGCATCGGCAACGAAGGCTTCGGCGAGGGCAACTTCAAGGCGCTGTTCGAATCCATCGAACTCGACCAGATCCGCCGCGGCGTGCTGAGCGAGAACGCCGCCTGA